Proteins found in one Gordonia sp. PDNC005 genomic segment:
- the cmk gene encoding (d)CMP kinase produces MSVVAIDGPAGTGKSTVARRLADRVGAHYLDTGAMYRAATLAVQRANVAPDADDVARVVAAADIRLAPGEDGTTVVTLDGDDVSAEIRTDTVTADVSAVSANADVRERLVDLQRDHADSALLVVEGRDIGTVVFPTAALKVFLTATPEARAERRHRQNIAAGRESVLDEVLDSVNRRDHLDSTRAASPLRAADDAVLVDTSDMTLEQVLDRLTELVSERIGENR; encoded by the coding sequence ATGTCGGTCGTCGCCATCGACGGACCCGCCGGAACCGGCAAGTCGACCGTCGCGCGGCGTCTCGCCGACCGGGTCGGCGCCCATTATCTCGACACCGGCGCCATGTACCGCGCGGCGACCCTTGCCGTCCAGCGTGCAAACGTCGCCCCTGATGCGGACGACGTCGCGCGTGTGGTTGCGGCCGCGGACATCAGGCTCGCCCCGGGCGAGGACGGCACGACCGTCGTCACGCTCGACGGTGACGACGTCTCGGCCGAGATCCGTACCGACACCGTGACCGCAGACGTGTCCGCGGTGTCGGCCAACGCCGACGTGCGGGAACGCCTCGTCGACTTGCAGCGTGATCACGCGGATTCAGCGCTGCTCGTCGTCGAAGGACGCGACATCGGGACCGTCGTGTTTCCGACCGCGGCGTTGAAGGTGTTCCTCACCGCCACCCCCGAGGCGCGTGCCGAACGCAGGCACCGCCAGAACATCGCGGCGGGCCGCGAGAGCGTCCTCGACGAGGTGCTCGACAGCGTCAACCGACGCGACCATCTGGACTCGACACGCGCGGCGTCACCGCTGCGCGCCGCGGACGACGCGGTTCTCGTCGACACCAGTGACATGACTTTGGAGCAGGTCCTCGACCGGCTCACCGAGCTCGTTTCCGAGCGGATCGGAGAAAACCGATGA
- a CDS encoding pseudouridine synthase: MASASRDGRPGRGEGTGRSRAGDSRGQKPTGKKTGGKSASGQSKGGAAAQGRGGQGTRKQHRKGSRPNAEVGKIRYNNSRPARTQKPVVDGDGATYIADGMRLQKVLAAAGVASRRGAEEMIAAGRVEVDGEIVLEQGLRIDPNTAIIKVDGARVVIDETKQYLALNKPKGWQSTMSDDQGRPCIGDLVAERVMSGQRLFHVGRLDAETEGLILLTNDGELAHRLMHPSFEVPKTYMATVRGEVGRGLGRRLREGVELEDGPVKVDSYTQMELYQGESLVRLTLHEGRKHVVRRMMDAVGHPVIRLVRTDIGAVNLGTQRPGSLRALDSKEIGALYKAVGL, translated from the coding sequence ATGGCATCCGCTAGCCGAGACGGCAGACCGGGACGAGGAGAAGGTACGGGACGATCCCGTGCCGGCGACTCTCGCGGCCAGAAGCCGACGGGTAAGAAGACCGGCGGCAAGTCCGCATCAGGCCAGAGCAAGGGCGGCGCAGCGGCCCAGGGCCGCGGCGGTCAGGGCACCCGCAAGCAGCACCGCAAGGGTTCACGCCCGAACGCCGAGGTCGGCAAGATCCGGTACAACAACTCACGCCCGGCACGTACGCAGAAGCCCGTCGTCGACGGTGACGGCGCCACGTACATCGCCGACGGCATGCGCCTCCAGAAGGTCCTCGCCGCAGCGGGTGTCGCATCGCGACGCGGCGCGGAAGAGATGATCGCCGCAGGTCGAGTCGAGGTCGACGGCGAGATCGTGCTGGAGCAGGGTCTCCGCATCGACCCGAACACCGCCATCATCAAGGTCGACGGCGCGCGTGTGGTCATCGACGAGACGAAGCAGTACCTCGCGCTCAACAAGCCAAAGGGCTGGCAGTCGACGATGAGCGACGACCAGGGCCGGCCGTGCATCGGCGACCTCGTCGCCGAACGCGTCATGTCCGGGCAGCGGTTGTTCCATGTCGGGCGCCTCGACGCCGAGACCGAGGGGCTCATCCTGCTCACCAACGACGGGGAACTCGCGCATCGGCTCATGCATCCGTCGTTCGAGGTTCCCAAGACGTACATGGCGACGGTGCGCGGCGAGGTGGGCCGTGGTCTCGGTCGCCGCCTGCGCGAAGGCGTTGAACTCGAAGACGGCCCGGTCAAGGTCGACTCCTACACGCAGATGGAGCTCTACCAGGGCGAGTCCCTGGTGCGTCTCACCCTCCACGAAGGGCGCAAGCACGTCGTCCGACGCATGATGGACGCCGTCGGCCACCCGGTGATCCGCCTGGTCCGCACCGACATCGGCGCGGTGAATCTCGGCACGCAGCGCCCGGGCAGTCTGCGCGCGCTCGACAGCAAGGAGATCGGCGCGCTGTACAAGGCGGTGGGCCTGTGA
- the scpB gene encoding SMC-Scp complex subunit ScpB produces the protein MTENPADVGVDDLDRLDDDELRSALEAVLLVVDTPVTAEELANAVKDEVRRVRDMLTRMSRDLSEAGSGIDLRYAGDGWRFYTRSEYAPYVERLLLDGTRSKLTRAALETLAVVAYRQPVTRARVSAIRGVNVDGVMRTLVARGLVNEVGNDPQTTGTLYATSELFLERLGLASLSELPDLAPLLPDVDVIDDLGDELLDDPRFAKLSARPSESEVDASKEALRQADEE, from the coding sequence ATGACCGAGAACCCCGCAGATGTCGGCGTCGACGACCTCGACCGGCTCGACGACGACGAACTCCGGTCGGCGCTCGAAGCCGTCCTCCTGGTCGTCGACACGCCGGTCACAGCTGAGGAACTCGCTAACGCCGTCAAGGACGAGGTCAGACGAGTTCGCGACATGCTCACCCGGATGAGCCGCGACCTCTCCGAGGCCGGCAGCGGCATCGATCTGCGGTACGCGGGCGACGGCTGGCGCTTCTACACACGGTCCGAGTATGCGCCCTATGTCGAACGTCTCCTTCTCGACGGGACACGCAGCAAACTCACACGTGCGGCACTCGAGACGCTCGCCGTCGTGGCCTACCGACAGCCCGTCACGCGTGCGCGAGTCAGCGCGATCCGCGGCGTCAACGTGGACGGTGTGATGCGCACACTTGTCGCTCGGGGCCTGGTCAACGAGGTGGGGAACGATCCCCAGACCACGGGAACCCTGTACGCGACGAGTGAGCTGTTCCTCGAGCGGCTCGGTCTCGCGTCGCTCAGCGAGTTGCCAGATCTCGCTCCGCTGCTGCCGGACGTCGACGTCATCGACGACCTCGGCGACGAACTCCTCGACGATCCGCGATTCGCCAAACTGAGCGCTCGTCCGTCAGAATCAGAGGTTGACGCGTCGAAGGAAGCACTCCGGCAGGCCGACGAGGAATAA
- a CDS encoding segregation/condensation protein A, whose translation MTQTPVLDEAAQDDPDQDVTEADPANDGKFTVKLTNFTGPFDLLLNLISQHRLDVTEVALHVVTDDFIAYTKALGPDSDLEQTTEFLVIAATLLDLKAARLLPSGEVDDPEDLALLEARDLLFARLLQYRAFKQVAVLFAELEAAALQRYPRAVSLDDRYVDLLPEVTIGVDVAQFAQIAATAIAPKPIPTVGLDHLHGSPVSVPEQAKRLSELLADAKGEWLSFSQLVAECTSGLEVVARFLGLLELYRERAVLFSQPEALGELKVVWSSDRDTDEIDIDTTEDYG comes from the coding sequence GTGACGCAGACTCCCGTCCTCGACGAGGCGGCCCAGGACGATCCTGATCAGGACGTTACTGAGGCCGATCCCGCGAACGACGGGAAGTTCACGGTCAAGCTGACCAATTTCACGGGCCCGTTCGACCTGTTGTTGAACTTGATCAGTCAGCACCGCCTCGACGTGACCGAAGTGGCCCTGCACGTGGTCACCGACGATTTCATCGCCTACACCAAGGCGCTCGGTCCCGACTCCGATCTTGAGCAGACCACCGAGTTCCTGGTGATCGCGGCAACGCTGCTCGATCTGAAGGCGGCGCGACTGCTGCCGTCGGGTGAGGTGGACGACCCGGAGGACCTTGCGCTCCTCGAGGCGCGCGACCTGCTGTTCGCGCGACTTCTGCAGTATCGAGCGTTCAAACAGGTCGCAGTCCTGTTCGCCGAGCTGGAAGCTGCTGCACTGCAACGCTACCCACGTGCAGTATCGCTTGATGACCGCTACGTGGACTTGCTGCCCGAGGTGACGATCGGTGTCGACGTCGCGCAGTTCGCGCAGATCGCCGCAACGGCGATCGCACCGAAGCCGATTCCGACGGTCGGACTCGATCACCTGCACGGGTCGCCGGTGTCGGTGCCGGAACAGGCCAAACGACTGTCGGAACTCCTGGCGGACGCGAAAGGGGAGTGGCTCAGCTTCTCCCAACTCGTCGCGGAGTGCACCAGCGGACTCGAAGTGGTCGCGCGATTCCTCGGTCTGCTCGAGTTGTATCGCGAACGAGCCGTTCTCTTCTCCCAGCCGGAGGCGCTGGGTGAACTCAAAGTGGTCTGGAGCAGCGATCGCGACACCGACGAGATCGACATCGACACCACGGAAGACTATGGGTGA
- a CDS encoding ParA family protein, giving the protein MDYKAGAKATQGELDVPADKLGPTGRPYRDIPDPAPRDKHGPAVIIAMCNQKGGVGKTTSTINLGASLAEAGRRVLLVDLDPQGALSAGLGVPHHELEQTVHNLLVPPYAATDDVLMRTRVDGLDLLPSNIDLSAAEIQLVTEVGREQALARALHPVADRYDYILIDCQPSLGLLTVNALACADNVLIPMECEYFSLRGLALLTDTIDKVHDRLNPRLELGGIVVTMYDQRTLHSRDVMHRVVEVFGDAVFDTVINRTVRFPETSVAGEPITSWAPKSSGAAAYRSLAREVIAHNETRT; this is encoded by the coding sequence GTGGACTACAAAGCCGGTGCCAAGGCGACGCAGGGCGAGCTCGACGTCCCCGCCGACAAGCTCGGACCGACCGGCCGTCCCTATCGCGACATCCCGGATCCGGCTCCGCGGGACAAGCACGGCCCAGCCGTCATCATCGCGATGTGCAATCAGAAGGGTGGCGTCGGCAAGACCACGTCGACCATCAACCTCGGAGCATCGCTGGCCGAGGCCGGCCGACGTGTGCTGCTCGTCGACCTGGATCCCCAAGGTGCGCTGTCCGCTGGACTCGGAGTGCCGCACCATGAGCTCGAGCAGACCGTCCACAATCTCCTCGTCCCGCCGTATGCGGCCACCGATGACGTGTTGATGCGTACTCGTGTCGACGGACTCGACCTTCTTCCGTCCAATATCGACCTGTCGGCCGCCGAGATTCAGCTCGTGACCGAGGTCGGTCGTGAGCAGGCGCTGGCGCGAGCACTGCATCCGGTCGCCGATCGGTACGACTACATCCTCATCGACTGCCAGCCGTCACTCGGTCTGCTGACGGTCAACGCGCTTGCGTGCGCCGACAACGTCTTGATCCCGATGGAGTGCGAGTACTTCAGCCTCCGTGGACTCGCTTTGCTCACCGACACGATCGACAAGGTGCACGACCGGCTCAACCCGCGATTGGAACTCGGCGGAATCGTCGTCACGATGTACGACCAGCGCACGCTCCACTCGCGGGACGTGATGCACCGTGTGGTCGAGGTGTTCGGCGACGCCGTCTTCGACACCGTCATCAATCGGACCGTGCGGTTCCCGGAGACGTCGGTAGCCGGCGAACCGATCACGTCGTGGGCGCCCAAATCGTCGGGCGCGGCCGCGTACCGCAGTCTTGCGCGAGAGGTGATCGCGCACAACGAAACGCGCACGTGA
- a CDS encoding DUF222 domain-containing protein: MTSTITGSLGVVTSGNDFDDLSAVRTLIADEANLAWRRLQMIGGVAARRETAAADGDDTLLLNVTTVLGAEVSAIMSVGKSTGSALVELALDALDRLPRVAGLLRDGLISFATFQTIVQQCAAVDDTDTIAAVDADLAQELRDSGAVSWSTGRDTARRIVAEHDPDAVRESRTARGKGVTVAHDGDESVLTVAADPEQVLLAKKAIDADAAALTCDDDTRSVGARRSDLAVARMTGDAFVCN; this comes from the coding sequence ATGACCAGCACCATCACCGGTTCGCTCGGCGTCGTCACCTCGGGCAACGACTTCGACGATCTCTCCGCGGTCCGGACGCTGATCGCCGATGAGGCGAACTTGGCGTGGCGTCGCCTGCAGATGATCGGTGGGGTCGCTGCTCGTCGTGAGACCGCCGCAGCCGACGGCGACGACACGCTGCTGCTGAACGTCACCACCGTGCTCGGTGCCGAGGTGTCCGCGATCATGTCGGTCGGTAAGAGCACCGGGTCGGCCCTGGTCGAGTTGGCACTCGACGCACTTGATCGCCTCCCGCGCGTGGCGGGACTGTTGCGCGACGGCCTGATCTCCTTCGCCACCTTCCAGACGATCGTCCAGCAGTGCGCGGCGGTCGACGACACCGACACCATCGCCGCCGTCGACGCCGACCTCGCCCAGGAACTCCGCGACAGTGGTGCCGTCTCGTGGAGCACCGGCAGAGACACCGCCCGCCGGATCGTCGCCGAACACGACCCCGACGCCGTCCGCGAAAGCCGCACCGCCCGCGGCAAGGGCGTCACCGTCGCCCACGACGGCGACGAGTCGGTCCTGACCGTCGCCGCCGACCCGGAGCAGGTCCTGCTCGCGAAGAAGGCCATCGATGCCGACGCTGCAGCGCTGACCTGTGACGACGACACCCGGTCGGTCGGCGCACGACGCTCCGATCTAGCGGTCGCCCGGATGACCGGCGACGCGTTCGTATGCAACTGA
- the xerD gene encoding site-specific tyrosine recombinase XerD has product MAGRSGVDDVVAAYLDHLTVERGAAVNTISSYRRDLRRYQEFLAGRGVTDLADVREETVREFLVALRRGDPAGEVAPLADSSVARTLIAARGFHKFAAAEGLVPEDVAHAVRPPKAPRRLPKSLPVDDVLAILDAAGASEGPRALRDRALLELLYSCGARISEVTSLDVDDIDVEHRAVVLRGKGGKERIVPVGRPALAAVDAYLVRGRPALVKKGTPALFLNIRGGRLSRQSAWQVLVDAADRAGITKDVSPHTLRHSFATHLLDGGADVRVVQELLGHSSVTTTQVYTLVTVTTMREVYATAHPRAR; this is encoded by the coding sequence ATGGCGGGCCGGTCCGGCGTCGATGACGTGGTGGCTGCCTATCTCGACCATCTCACGGTGGAGCGCGGTGCTGCCGTCAACACGATCTCGTCGTACCGCCGTGACCTGCGCCGCTATCAAGAGTTTCTGGCCGGCCGGGGAGTGACGGATCTCGCCGATGTCCGCGAGGAGACGGTTCGGGAGTTTCTCGTTGCACTCCGACGTGGTGATCCCGCAGGGGAGGTGGCCCCGCTTGCGGACAGTTCGGTGGCTCGGACGCTGATCGCTGCCCGTGGTTTCCACAAGTTCGCGGCGGCGGAAGGTCTCGTGCCCGAGGATGTGGCACATGCCGTGCGGCCGCCGAAGGCTCCCCGGAGACTCCCGAAGTCGTTGCCGGTGGACGACGTTCTCGCGATCCTCGATGCTGCGGGAGCGTCGGAAGGCCCTCGCGCCCTTCGTGATCGGGCACTGCTCGAACTGCTGTACAGCTGTGGGGCACGCATTTCCGAGGTCACGTCACTCGACGTCGACGACATCGACGTGGAGCATCGCGCCGTCGTCCTGCGGGGTAAGGGCGGCAAGGAGCGGATCGTTCCGGTCGGCCGTCCTGCGCTCGCCGCGGTGGATGCGTATCTGGTGCGTGGCCGTCCAGCGTTGGTCAAGAAGGGGACACCCGCGCTGTTCCTCAACATTCGGGGTGGTCGGCTGTCGAGGCAGAGCGCATGGCAGGTCCTCGTTGACGCGGCCGACCGGGCCGGCATCACCAAGGACGTCTCGCCGCACACTCTGCGCCATAGTTTCGCGACCCATCTCCTGGACGGCGGAGCCGACGTCCGCGTGGTGCAGGAACTCCTCGGGCACTCGTCGGTCACGACCACGCAGGTCTACACGCTCGTCACCGTCACCACGATGCGCGAGGTGTACGCCACGGCCCATCCTCGAGCACGCTGA
- a CDS encoding NUDIX hydrolase yields MSDPGSHDFRTAGSETVFSGAILALRLDEVEMPGGRTARREVVEHHGAVAVVARDEQGRVALIRQYRHPVGRRLLEIPAGLLDGGPSEEPLDAAKRELAEEADLAAGRWRVLVDLDVSPGFTDEALRVYLAEDLTTLPEAEREHEEADLALEWYPLSEAVGLTLSGEIVNATAVAGLLALAAADATGAELRGVDDVWRDRPRAFETRRNS; encoded by the coding sequence GTGAGCGACCCGGGATCGCACGACTTCCGGACAGCAGGGTCGGAGACCGTCTTCTCGGGTGCGATCCTGGCGCTCCGCCTCGACGAGGTGGAGATGCCCGGCGGTAGGACGGCACGCCGCGAAGTGGTTGAACACCACGGCGCGGTCGCGGTCGTCGCGCGTGACGAGCAGGGGCGGGTCGCATTGATCCGCCAGTACCGGCATCCGGTGGGACGACGCCTCTTGGAGATTCCGGCAGGTCTGCTCGACGGCGGGCCGTCGGAGGAACCGCTCGATGCCGCCAAACGTGAATTGGCTGAGGAAGCCGATCTGGCAGCCGGCCGGTGGCGTGTGCTTGTCGACCTCGACGTGTCGCCGGGATTCACGGATGAGGCGTTGCGCGTCTACCTCGCCGAGGATCTGACGACGCTTCCCGAGGCGGAGCGTGAGCACGAAGAGGCAGACTTGGCTCTGGAGTGGTACCCGCTGTCGGAGGCAGTCGGGCTGACATTGTCCGGAGAGATCGTCAATGCCACCGCGGTCGCGGGGCTCCTTGCTCTTGCCGCCGCCGACGCCACCGGCGCCGAACTTCGTGGCGTCGATGACGTGTGGCGTGATCGACCCAGGGCGTTCGAGACGCGTCGGAACTCCTGA
- a CDS encoding CTP synthase produces the protein MRSLRSERVSPKHIFVTGGVASSLGKGLTASSLGQLLTARGMRVTMQKVDPYLNVDPGTMNPFQHGEVFVTEDGGETDLDIGHYERFLDRNLSGTANVTTGQVYSTVIAKERRGEYLGDTVQVIPHITDELKARMLAMHEPDSSGEAPDVVITEIGGTVGDIESLPFIEAARQIRHDLGRNNVFFLHVSLVPYLAPSGELKTKPTQHSVAALRSIGIQPDALILRCDRPVPDGLKKKIALMCDVDVDGCISTPDAPSIYDIPKVLHSEQLDAYVVRQLGLPFRDVDWTVWGDLLERVHNPRETVTVALVGKYIDLPDAYLSVTEAIRAGGFAHRARTEIKWVPSDDCETPEGANTALRDVDAILVPGGFGIRGIEGKLGAISYARENKIPLLGLCLGLQCVVIEAARSAGLSDASSTEFDPETPSPVIATMADQEAAVAGDADLGGTMRLGAYPATLIPGSQVAKSYGSTDVSERHRHRFEVNNDYREKIAEAGLVFSGTSPDGRLVEFVEYPKDMHPFLVATQAHPELKSRPTRPHPLFKSLIDAALRYKQATRLPVELDGYDAPDREDDQAQVAE, from the coding sequence TTGCGATCACTGCGTTCCGAGCGTGTCAGCCCCAAGCACATCTTCGTGACGGGCGGTGTCGCATCCTCGCTCGGCAAGGGGCTCACCGCTTCGAGCCTGGGTCAGCTCCTCACTGCTCGCGGTATGCGCGTCACGATGCAGAAGGTCGATCCGTACCTCAACGTCGATCCGGGAACGATGAATCCGTTCCAGCACGGTGAAGTGTTCGTCACCGAGGACGGCGGCGAGACCGACCTCGACATCGGTCACTACGAGCGCTTCCTCGACCGGAACCTGTCGGGTACGGCCAACGTGACGACCGGTCAGGTGTACTCGACCGTCATCGCGAAGGAACGACGCGGCGAGTACCTCGGCGACACCGTGCAGGTGATCCCGCACATCACCGACGAGCTCAAGGCCCGCATGCTCGCCATGCACGAGCCTGATTCGTCCGGGGAGGCCCCCGACGTGGTGATCACCGAGATCGGCGGCACCGTCGGTGACATCGAGTCGCTGCCTTTCATCGAAGCGGCTCGCCAGATCCGCCACGACCTGGGCCGGAACAATGTGTTCTTCCTCCACGTCTCGCTGGTTCCGTACCTCGCGCCGTCGGGTGAGTTGAAGACCAAGCCGACGCAGCACTCCGTCGCCGCTCTCCGTAGCATCGGCATCCAGCCGGACGCCCTGATCCTGCGTTGCGACCGGCCCGTGCCGGACGGCTTGAAGAAGAAGATCGCGTTGATGTGCGATGTGGACGTCGACGGCTGCATCTCGACGCCCGACGCTCCGTCGATCTACGACATCCCGAAGGTGTTGCACTCCGAGCAGCTCGACGCGTACGTCGTCCGCCAGCTCGGTCTGCCGTTCCGCGATGTCGACTGGACCGTGTGGGGCGACCTTCTCGAACGGGTCCACAATCCGCGAGAGACCGTCACCGTTGCACTGGTCGGCAAGTACATCGACCTGCCCGACGCCTATCTGTCGGTGACCGAGGCCATCCGCGCAGGCGGGTTCGCCCACCGTGCGCGCACCGAGATCAAGTGGGTGCCGTCCGACGACTGCGAGACACCCGAAGGCGCCAACACCGCGCTTCGAGACGTCGACGCGATTCTGGTACCCGGTGGGTTCGGCATCCGCGGAATCGAAGGCAAGCTCGGTGCCATCAGTTACGCCCGCGAGAACAAGATCCCACTGCTCGGCCTGTGCCTCGGACTGCAGTGTGTGGTCATCGAGGCGGCGCGCTCGGCCGGACTGTCTGATGCGAGTTCCACGGAGTTCGACCCGGAGACCCCGTCGCCGGTCATCGCGACCATGGCCGATCAGGAAGCTGCAGTCGCCGGCGACGCCGACCTCGGCGGCACGATGCGTCTCGGGGCGTACCCGGCCACTCTGATCCCGGGTTCGCAGGTCGCGAAGTCGTACGGTTCCACCGATGTCAGCGAACGCCACCGCCATCGGTTCGAGGTCAACAACGACTACCGCGAAAAGATCGCCGAAGCGGGCCTCGTATTCTCCGGAACCTCACCCGACGGTCGTCTCGTCGAGTTCGTCGAGTACCCGAAGGACATGCACCCGTTCCTCGTCGCCACTCAGGCGCACCCGGAGCTCAAGAGCCGCCCGACCCGTCCGCATCCGCTGTTCAAGTCGTTGATCGATGCAGCGCTGCGCTACAAGCAGGCCACCCGTCTTCCAGTCGAGCTTGACGGATACGACGCCCCCGACCGTGAAGACGATCAGGCTCAGGTCGCGGAGTGA
- a CDS encoding copper transporter, whose protein sequence is MITMRQHAISLIAVFLALALGLFLGSGFIGDRVNALTGTDRDKISSLQDERDDLSAQVNSADSFTSAIAGRLTKGVLKDRSVLVVTAPDAADADVTALKELLNDAGATFAGQIGLTTSFIRDENASKLRTVIDQSIPTGAQLRVEFTDSGSRTGDLLGVTLLHRSGQRAASDADRRTVLDTLRGGEFIEFADGNVKPADLVLVVAGGEMGKDSGAQGQLVGRLAATMAMRGQGGALVGRTGSAEGGSPIGVIRSDPGLGNAVSTVDNVDRETGRLTTILALGEEISGRSGAFGTGPGATAITVGAEPAR, encoded by the coding sequence ATGATCACAATGCGTCAACATGCGATCTCACTGATCGCGGTCTTTCTCGCGCTTGCGCTCGGTCTTTTCCTTGGCTCAGGGTTCATCGGTGACCGTGTCAACGCGTTGACCGGTACCGACCGAGACAAGATCAGCTCCCTGCAGGACGAGCGGGATGATCTGTCTGCTCAGGTCAACTCTGCCGACAGCTTCACATCGGCCATCGCCGGACGACTCACCAAGGGTGTGTTGAAGGACAGGTCGGTGCTGGTGGTCACGGCACCGGACGCCGCAGACGCCGACGTGACTGCGCTCAAAGAACTGCTGAACGACGCGGGCGCGACGTTCGCAGGCCAGATCGGACTCACCACGTCGTTCATCCGAGACGAGAACGCATCGAAACTGCGGACCGTCATCGACCAGTCCATCCCGACCGGTGCTCAACTGCGCGTCGAGTTCACCGACTCCGGATCGCGAACCGGCGACCTGCTGGGCGTCACGCTGTTGCATCGGAGCGGTCAGCGTGCGGCATCGGACGCAGACCGTCGCACAGTTCTCGACACGCTGCGCGGAGGCGAGTTCATCGAGTTCGCCGACGGCAACGTGAAGCCCGCCGACCTCGTTCTGGTGGTGGCAGGCGGCGAGATGGGCAAGGACTCCGGCGCTCAGGGGCAACTCGTCGGTCGACTCGCGGCCACCATGGCGATGCGAGGGCAGGGCGGCGCACTCGTCGGGCGCACGGGTTCGGCCGAGGGCGGTTCGCCGATCGGGGTCATCCGATCCGACCCGGGCCTCGGCAATGCCGTCTCGACTGTCGACAACGTCGACCGTGAGACGGGGAGACTGACCACGATTCTGGCGCTCGGCGAAGAGATCTCGGGTCGTTCCGGCGCGTTCGGCACGGGCCCGGGTGCGACGGCCATCACGGTCGGAGCCGAACCTGCAAGATAG
- the steA gene encoding putative cytokinetic ring protein SteA: MPALLSRNTEVLPGLIGIVRIDKNTKRLLQRIGEDEIAVLDEVDLDRVTADALIEAKVAAVVNVSESITGRYPNLGPEVLAASGIVLLDNVGDEVFSRIKDGQKVRLHDARLYVGDRVVARGEELDERIVADRMLDAKTGLVDHLEAFSGNTIEFIRSESPLLIDGVGIPDVHCKLEGRHVVVVAEGVGRGADLKSLKPFIKEYQPIMIGVGAGADTLMKAGYRPAIVIGDPDEINDDTLKSGAELVLPADPDGHAPGLERIQDLGVGATTFPAAGSAADLALLLADFHGADLIVTAGLGGSLNDFFDRELRDQIPSTFLTRLKVGPKLVDAKAVSTLYRSRVSGTAIAMLMLAALIAIIATVIITQGGSDMTGWIVDRWNVFVDWISGVWNTK, from the coding sequence ATGCCTGCCCTGCTCTCGCGGAACACCGAAGTACTTCCCGGTCTGATCGGCATTGTGCGGATCGACAAGAACACCAAAAGACTCCTGCAGCGGATCGGGGAGGACGAGATCGCGGTCCTCGACGAGGTCGATCTCGACCGCGTCACCGCCGACGCGCTGATCGAGGCGAAGGTCGCGGCCGTGGTGAACGTCAGCGAGTCGATCACCGGTCGGTATCCGAATCTTGGACCCGAGGTCCTGGCGGCATCGGGCATCGTGCTGCTCGACAACGTCGGTGACGAGGTCTTCTCGCGAATCAAAGACGGCCAGAAGGTACGCCTACACGACGCGCGGCTCTACGTCGGTGACCGGGTTGTGGCGCGCGGCGAAGAGCTGGACGAGCGCATCGTCGCCGACCGCATGCTGGATGCGAAGACCGGGCTCGTCGACCATCTCGAAGCATTCTCGGGCAACACGATCGAGTTCATCCGCAGCGAGTCGCCGTTGCTCATCGACGGGGTGGGCATCCCCGATGTGCACTGCAAGCTGGAAGGACGCCATGTGGTCGTCGTCGCCGAAGGCGTCGGCCGTGGCGCGGATCTGAAGTCGCTCAAACCGTTCATCAAGGAGTATCAGCCGATCATGATCGGTGTCGGCGCGGGCGCCGACACATTGATGAAGGCCGGGTACCGTCCGGCGATCGTCATCGGCGACCCCGACGAGATCAACGATGACACCCTCAAGTCGGGTGCAGAGCTGGTACTGCCGGCCGACCCGGACGGCCACGCGCCGGGGCTCGAACGGATCCAGGATCTCGGTGTGGGCGCCACGACGTTCCCCGCCGCGGGTTCCGCCGCGGATCTCGCGCTGCTGCTGGCCGATTTTCACGGTGCCGACCTGATCGTGACCGCCGGCCTCGGAGGTTCGCTCAACGACTTCTTCGATCGTGAACTGCGCGATCAGATCCCGTCGACATTCCTGACCCGTCTGAAGGTCGGTCCGAAGCTCGTCGACGCCAAAGCGGTCTCAACGCTCTACCGCAGTCGGGTGAGCGGGACGGCGATCGCCATGCTGATGCTGGCAGCTCTGATCGCGATCATCGCGACCGTGATCATCACTCAGGGCGGCAGCGACATGACCGGCTGGATCGTCGACCGCTGGAATGTGTTCGTCGACTGGATCTCCGGGGTGTGGAACACCAAATGA